Proteins co-encoded in one Afipia sp. P52-10 genomic window:
- a CDS encoding acyl-CoA synthetase: protein MLTETDDYDRLYRDFRWDIPEHFNIGTACVDAHADGSGKLALIDVAADGSAQRYSFDDLKALSGRFANVLQADGLVRGDRVGVFLAQSMELPVVHLAAFRSGLVSVPLFTLFGEDALEFRLIDSAAKVVVTDAEGFEKLARIRDRLPALTRIYVTGARVPDGAASFRQAIEKASAAFTPALTRAEDPAIIVYTSGTTGNPKGALHAHRLLLGHLPSIQMCHDFFPKPDDLYWTPADWAWLGGLFDALFPAWYFGVPIVASRARKFEPQAAVRLMAEHKVRNVFFPPTALKLMRQANVTAEGVKLRSIISGGESLGAELVDWVRATFGIDANEIYGQTECNIAVGNCPRLFPIRPGSMGRPVPGFDVRILDEKGREVADGDTGSIGIHRSAAATLLAYWNNPDATRAKFVGDYLMTGDLGRRDADGYFWYVSRDDDIITSAGYRIGPSEIENTLIKHPAVAIAAVVGIPDPIRTEAIKAWIVLRPGFAASDDLAREIQAFVRVQLSAHEYPRYVAFTDSLPMTATSKVIRRALRARG, encoded by the coding sequence ATGCTCACCGAGACCGACGATTACGACAGGCTCTATCGCGATTTTCGCTGGGACATCCCCGAGCATTTCAACATCGGCACCGCTTGCGTCGATGCGCATGCGGACGGCTCCGGCAAGCTGGCGCTGATCGATGTTGCCGCCGACGGCTCGGCACAGCGCTATTCGTTCGACGATCTGAAGGCGCTGTCCGGCCGCTTCGCCAACGTGCTGCAGGCGGACGGGCTTGTGCGCGGCGATCGCGTCGGCGTGTTCCTCGCGCAGTCGATGGAGCTGCCGGTGGTTCATCTCGCCGCGTTCCGCTCCGGCCTCGTGTCGGTGCCGCTGTTCACGCTGTTCGGCGAGGATGCGCTGGAGTTTCGCCTGATCGACAGCGCGGCGAAGGTGGTCGTCACCGATGCCGAAGGCTTCGAGAAGCTGGCGCGCATCCGCGACCGGCTGCCGGCCTTGACCCGCATCTATGTGACCGGCGCACGGGTGCCGGACGGCGCGGCCTCGTTCCGCCAGGCGATCGAGAAGGCATCGGCGGCGTTCACGCCGGCGCTGACCCGCGCCGAAGATCCGGCCATCATCGTCTATACCTCCGGCACTACCGGTAATCCAAAGGGTGCGCTGCATGCGCATCGTCTGCTGCTCGGTCACCTGCCGAGCATCCAGATGTGCCACGACTTCTTTCCGAAGCCGGATGACCTCTACTGGACGCCGGCGGACTGGGCCTGGCTCGGTGGGCTGTTCGATGCGCTGTTTCCGGCCTGGTATTTCGGCGTGCCGATCGTCGCCAGCCGCGCGCGCAAGTTCGAGCCGCAGGCGGCGGTCCGGCTGATGGCCGAGCACAAGGTGCGCAACGTGTTCTTCCCGCCGACCGCGCTGAAGCTGATGCGGCAGGCGAACGTGACGGCGGAGGGCGTCAAGCTGCGCAGCATCATCTCCGGCGGCGAGTCGCTCGGCGCCGAGCTGGTGGACTGGGTGCGCGCGACCTTCGGCATCGATGCCAACGAGATCTACGGCCAGACCGAGTGCAACATCGCGGTCGGCAACTGCCCGCGGCTGTTTCCGATCCGTCCCGGCTCGATGGGCCGCCCGGTGCCGGGATTCGACGTGCGCATCCTCGACGAGAAGGGCAGGGAAGTCGCTGATGGCGACACCGGCAGCATCGGCATTCATCGCAGCGCGGCGGCGACGCTGCTCGCCTACTGGAACAATCCGGATGCGACGCGGGCGAAGTTCGTCGGCGATTATCTGATGACCGGCGACCTCGGCCGCCGCGATGCGGACGGCTACTTCTGGTACGTCAGCCGCGACGACGACATCATCACCTCGGCCGGCTATCGCATCGGCCCCTCGGAGATCGAGAACACGCTGATCAAGCATCCGGCGGTGGCGATTGCCGCGGTGGTCGGCATCCCCGATCCGATCCGCACCGAGGCGATCAAAGCCTGGATCGTGCTGCGGCCGGGCTTTGCGGCCAGCGACGATCTCGCGCGCGAGATCCAGGCGTTCGTCAGGGTGCAGCTCTCGGCGCATGAGTATCCGCGCTACGTTGCCTTCACCGATAGCCTGCCGATGACCGCGACCAGCAAGGTGATCCGCCGCGCGCTGCGCGCGCGGGGGTGA
- a CDS encoding SRPBCC family protein, protein MDISQYKPGIVYSIYIAATPDQVWQALVSAEFSRQYFSGLAVEVEERIGGAFVLRAPDGSVHISGEVIECERPNKLTVTFNVNWPGLVEALGVELVRYEIAPAGDTVKLTMSQLHAQPISDDILSGGREGWPAILSSLKSLLETGKALTIPMAPPQRMLDALKALGITIPGEA, encoded by the coding sequence ATGGATATCAGCCAGTACAAACCCGGCATCGTCTATTCGATCTATATCGCCGCGACACCTGACCAGGTGTGGCAGGCGCTGGTGTCGGCGGAATTCAGCCGGCAATACTTCTCCGGCCTCGCCGTCGAGGTCGAGGAGAGGATCGGCGGCGCGTTCGTGCTGCGCGCGCCCGACGGCTCGGTCCACATCAGCGGCGAAGTGATCGAGTGCGAGCGGCCGAACAAGCTGACGGTGACCTTCAACGTCAACTGGCCGGGCCTCGTCGAAGCGCTCGGCGTCGAACTGGTGCGCTACGAGATCGCGCCGGCGGGCGACACCGTGAAGCTCACCATGTCGCAACTGCACGCGCAGCCGATCAGCGATGACATCCTGTCGGGCGGCCGCGAGGGCTGGCCGGCGATCCTGTCGAGCCTGAAGAGCCTGTTGGAGACCGGCAAGGCGCTGACGATCCCGATGGCGCCGCCGCAACGCATGCTGGATGCGCTGAAGGCGCTGGGGATCACGATTCCGGGAGAGGCATAA
- a CDS encoding SRPBCC family protein, which produces MHKPEFVYVTYIETTPEKLWQALTDGHFTEHYWFGYRFDSSLKIGAPTALGKDGKVTDEGVVIECDPPKRLVYTWHPLYDPELAKETPSRVSYDLVQHGDHVKLTVTHAGFPEASKVLPSIATGWPLVLSSLKSFLESGRPLPLSVMQS; this is translated from the coding sequence ATGCACAAGCCCGAATTCGTCTACGTCACCTACATCGAAACCACGCCTGAAAAGCTGTGGCAGGCGTTGACCGACGGCCACTTCACCGAACACTACTGGTTCGGCTACCGCTTCGACTCGAGCCTCAAGATCGGCGCGCCGACCGCCCTCGGCAAGGACGGCAAGGTCACCGACGAGGGCGTGGTGATCGAATGCGATCCGCCGAAGCGCCTCGTCTACACCTGGCACCCGCTCTACGACCCGGAGCTGGCGAAGGAGACGCCGTCGCGGGTCAGCTATGACCTCGTGCAGCACGGCGACCATGTGAAGCTCACCGTCACCCATGCAGGCTTCCCCGAGGCCAGCAAGGTGCTGCCGAGCATCGCGACCGGCTGGCCGCTGGTGCTGTCGAGCCTGAAGAGCTTCCTGGAAAGCGGCCGGCCGCTGCCGCTGTCCGTGATGCAGTCCTGA
- a CDS encoding SRPBCC family protein: MSKPEYVYVIYIQTTPEKVWRALQDPEMTKDYWGRRTNRSDWQQGSPWRHESYDDSSDVAVAGTVVESKPPHRLVITWARPDDVSKPEKTSRVAFDIEDAFGAVKLTVTHSELDAEMLRAISGGWPAILSSLKTMLETGAAMPMTQRSWKG; the protein is encoded by the coding sequence ATGAGTAAGCCTGAATACGTCTACGTCATCTACATCCAGACCACGCCTGAGAAGGTCTGGCGTGCCCTGCAGGACCCCGAGATGACCAAGGACTACTGGGGCCGCCGCACCAACCGCTCGGACTGGCAGCAAGGCTCGCCGTGGCGACACGAAAGCTATGATGACAGCAGCGACGTCGCGGTCGCCGGCACCGTGGTCGAGAGCAAGCCGCCGCACCGTCTCGTCATCACCTGGGCGCGTCCCGACGACGTATCGAAGCCGGAGAAAACCTCCCGCGTCGCCTTCGACATCGAGGACGCGTTCGGCGCGGTGAAGCTGACCGTCACCCACAGCGAATTGGATGCGGAGATGCTGCGCGCCATCAGCGGCGGCTGGCCGGCCATTCTCTCCAGCCTGAAGACGATGCTGGAAACCGGCGCGGCGATGCCGATGACGCAGCGGTCGTGGAAAGGCTGA
- a CDS encoding helix-turn-helix transcriptional regulator, with translation MDEVFRALADASRRQLLDRLHARNGQTLNELCDGLAMTRQAVTKHLGILEDANLVATIKHGREKLHYLNPVPIHQIGERWIKKFERSKLDALSELKRQLETRDE, from the coding sequence ATGGACGAGGTCTTCAGGGCGCTGGCCGATGCATCCAGAAGGCAACTGCTCGACCGGCTGCACGCACGCAACGGGCAGACGCTGAACGAGCTGTGCGATGGGCTGGCGATGACCCGGCAGGCGGTGACGAAGCACCTGGGAATTCTGGAAGACGCCAATCTCGTGGCCACGATCAAGCACGGCCGCGAGAAGCTGCACTACCTCAATCCGGTGCCGATCCATCAGATCGGCGAACGCTGGATCAAGAAGTTCGAGCGGTCGAAGCTGGATGCGCTCAGCGAGCTGAAACGTCAGTTGGAGACGCGTGATGAGTAA
- a CDS encoding LysE family translocator: protein MSLELYLAYVVACIALAIVPGPNVTLLIANGLRHGTRAAMLCLAGTQLGLAIVIAIVGAGLTTLMATMGYWFDWLRLAGAAYLIWLGIGMLRAKATFTADDNAAPPRGGFFLQGLLVLLSNPKVLVFFGAFIPQFVDMKGDHFSQVALLGVTFMVAAGVTDAIYALLAGRARAFLSARRAQLLSRMSGLFMIGGGVWLALTRAR from the coding sequence ATGTCCCTTGAGCTTTATCTCGCCTATGTCGTGGCCTGCATCGCGCTGGCGATCGTGCCGGGGCCGAACGTGACGCTGCTGATCGCCAACGGCCTGCGGCATGGCACCCGCGCGGCGATGCTCTGCCTCGCCGGCACGCAGCTTGGACTCGCGATCGTCATCGCCATCGTCGGCGCAGGGCTGACGACGCTGATGGCGACCATGGGCTACTGGTTCGACTGGCTGCGGCTTGCGGGCGCGGCCTACCTGATCTGGCTCGGTATCGGCATGCTCCGGGCGAAGGCGACGTTCACCGCGGACGACAACGCCGCGCCGCCACGCGGCGGCTTCTTCCTGCAGGGGCTGCTGGTGCTGCTCTCCAATCCGAAGGTGCTGGTGTTCTTCGGCGCCTTCATCCCGCAATTCGTCGACATGAAGGGCGATCACTTCAGCCAGGTCGCGCTGCTCGGCGTCACCTTCATGGTCGCGGCCGGCGTCACCGATGCGATCTACGCGCTGCTCGCGGGCCGCGCCCGCGCGTTCCTGTCGGCGCGGCGGGCACAGCTGCTGTCGCGGATGTCGGGCCTGTTCATGATCGGCGGCGGCGTCTGGCTGGCGCTGACGCGGGCGCGCTAG
- a CDS encoding N-formylglutamate amidohydrolase, with protein MSHPMKADDVSRLLSADEVPPVLEENVRGASPLLLTCDHYGRLFPRALGDLGVSESERQRHIAWDIGIAGVVQRLAKSLDAHLIAQRYSRLVIDCNRPPGVPSSIPVLSEATPIPGNENLAPAAAEARRIAIFQPYHDRIAQVLDQRARERQPTILLAMHSFTPVYAGVARPWHIGTLYNRDKRLATMLLRLLHAEGDLVVGDNQPYAASDATDYAIPVHAERRGLIHTGIEIRQDLIADAAGQHAWAERLTRIFKQVLEESGELGLIVGDPADPAL; from the coding sequence ATGAGCCACCCGATGAAGGCTGATGATGTTTCAAGACTCCTGAGCGCCGACGAAGTTCCTCCAGTGCTTGAGGAAAACGTGCGCGGCGCTTCGCCGCTGCTGCTCACCTGCGATCATTACGGGCGGCTGTTTCCGCGCGCGCTCGGCGACCTCGGCGTGTCGGAGAGCGAACGGCAGCGGCACATCGCCTGGGACATCGGCATCGCCGGCGTCGTGCAGCGGCTGGCGAAGAGCCTCGATGCGCACCTGATCGCGCAGCGCTACTCGCGCCTCGTCATCGACTGCAACCGCCCGCCCGGCGTGCCGTCGTCGATCCCGGTCCTCAGTGAAGCGACGCCGATCCCCGGCAACGAAAACCTCGCGCCGGCGGCAGCCGAGGCGCGCCGCATCGCGATCTTCCAGCCTTATCACGACCGCATCGCGCAGGTTCTCGACCAGCGCGCCCGCGAACGGCAGCCGACGATCCTGCTGGCGATGCACTCGTTCACGCCGGTCTATGCCGGTGTGGCGCGGCCCTGGCACATCGGCACGCTGTACAACCGCGACAAGCGTCTCGCGACGATGCTGCTGCGGCTGCTGCATGCGGAAGGCGATCTCGTGGTCGGCGACAACCAGCCCTATGCGGCGAGCGACGCGACCGACTACGCGATCCCGGTGCATGCCGAGCGACGCGGCCTGATCCACACCGGCATCGAGATCCGCCAGGATCTGATCGCCGACGCGGCCGGGCAGCACGCCTGGGCCGAACGGCTGACGCGCATCTTCAAACAGGTGCTGGAGGAGAGCGGCGAACTCGGCCTGATCGTCGGCGATCCGGCCGATCCCGCACTGTGA
- a CDS encoding transglutaminase family protein, which produces MRIEVGFDIAYETTAPTPLVTLLNIHPSRRGDIIGREVVVTDPPVPIRCYLDSFGNVCGRLTAPAGGIRLRGHXVVADTGLPDAEALEAPQLPVEQLPDACLLYLMASRYCETDKLGDIAWSLFGKVEPGWRRVQAICDFVHGHLAFGYQHAHPGKTACDAYHERRGVCRDFAHLAITLCRCMNIPARYATGYLGDIGVPRAALPMDFSGWFEAYLGGRWYAFDARHNQPRIGRILMATGRDAADVALTTSFGFVRLKRFAVFTDDVTDIIE; this is translated from the coding sequence ATGCGGATCGAGGTGGGCTTCGACATCGCCTACGAGACGACGGCGCCGACGCCGTTGGTGACCCTGCTCAACATTCATCCCTCGCGCCGGGGTGACATCATCGGCCGCGAAGTGGTCGTCACCGATCCACCGGTGCCGATCCGCTGCTATCTCGACAGCTTCGGCAACGTCTGCGGCCGGCTGACGGCGCCCGCCGGCGGCATTCGCCTGCGCGGCCATGNCGTCGTCGCCGATACCGGACTGCCGGATGCGGAAGCGCTGGAGGCGCCGCAGCTGCCGGTCGAGCAGCTTCCCGATGCCTGCCTGCTCTATCTGATGGCGAGCCGCTATTGCGAAACCGACAAGCTCGGCGACATCGCCTGGTCGCTGTTCGGCAAGGTCGAGCCCGGCTGGCGGCGGGTCCAGGCGATCTGCGATTTCGTGCACGGGCATCTGGCGTTCGGCTACCAGCACGCGCACCCGGGCAAGACCGCGTGCGACGCCTATCACGAGCGGCGCGGCGTCTGCCGGGATTTCGCCCATCTCGCGATCACGCTCTGCCGCTGCATGAACATTCCGGCGCGCTATGCGACCGGCTATCTCGGCGACATCGGCGTGCCGCGCGCGGCCCTGCCGATGGATTTCTCGGGCTGGTTCGAGGCCTATCTCGGCGGCCGATGGTATGCGTTCGATGCCCGCCACAACCAGCCCCGCATCGGCCGCATCCTGATGGCGACCGGGCGCGACGCAGCCGACGTGGCGCTGACCACGAGTTTCGGATTCGTTCGCTTGAAGCGTTTCGCGGTGTTCACCGACGACGTCACCGACATCATCGAATGA
- a CDS encoding DUF1284 domain-containing protein, with product MTIRLRAHHLLCMLTYVGKGYTPAFTANYDVIAKRLGGGEDILIVAGPDDVCAPLLAEANPHCHRASVIERDAHAARDVGELIGRPVAPGTTLTLDAPLLTRMREGFAAGTTRAACKSCEWFKLCSHVAAGGYPDARVQSRTPC from the coding sequence GTGACGATCCGCCTGCGCGCCCACCACCTGCTCTGCATGCTGACCTATGTCGGCAAGGGCTACACGCCCGCCTTCACGGCGAACTACGACGTGATCGCGAAGCGGCTGGGCGGCGGCGAGGACATCCTGATCGTGGCGGGGCCGGACGACGTCTGCGCCCCGCTGCTCGCCGAAGCCAATCCCCACTGCCACCGCGCGAGCGTCATCGAGCGCGACGCGCACGCCGCCCGCGACGTCGGCGAACTGATCGGCCGGCCGGTCGCGCCCGGCACCACGCTGACGCTCGATGCGCCGCTGCTTACGCGCATGCGCGAGGGCTTCGCCGCCGGCACGACGCGGGCCGCCTGCAAGAGTTGCGAGTGGTTCAAGCTGTGCAGCCACGTTGCCGCGGGCGGCTATCCCGATGCGCGGGTCCAGAGCCGCACGCCGTGCTGA
- a CDS encoding biotin transporter BioY — translation MSNATSRSLQQDLLGLNNRPLTWQAGAVVFGTAFLTLSSYISVPMIPVPVTMQTFAVLLVGALYGARLGTITVLAWLLEGALGLPVFAGGAAGIAPFLGKTGGYLVAFPFAAALTGWLVAQGWNGNRVMLAFAAMVLGHVVCLAGGAAWLAVLIGGKLAFMYGVVPFIVGTVLKSALGAATLKAVTHLTAKPAK, via the coding sequence ATGTCGAACGCTACCTCACGAAGCCTGCAACAGGACCTGCTCGGTCTGAACAACCGGCCGCTGACCTGGCAGGCCGGCGCCGTCGTGTTCGGCACGGCGTTCCTGACCCTGTCATCCTACATCAGCGTGCCGATGATTCCGGTGCCGGTGACGATGCAGACCTTCGCGGTGCTGCTGGTCGGCGCGCTCTACGGCGCCCGGCTCGGCACCATCACCGTGCTCGCCTGGCTGCTGGAAGGCGCGCTCGGCTTGCCGGTGTTCGCCGGCGGCGCGGCCGGCATCGCTCCGTTCCTCGGCAAGACCGGTGGCTACCTGGTCGCGTTCCCGTTCGCCGCGGCGTTGACCGGCTGGCTGGTGGCGCAAGGCTGGAACGGCAACCGCGTGATGCTCGCCTTCGCAGCGATGGTGCTCGGCCATGTGGTCTGCCTCGCCGGCGGCGCGGCCTGGCTCGCGGTGCTGATCGGCGGCAAGCTCGCCTTCATGTACGGCGTGGTGCCGTTCATCGTCGGCACGGTGCTGAAGTCGGCGCTCGGCGCGGCAACGCTGAAGGCGGTCACGCATCTGACCGCGAAGCCGGCCAAGTAA
- a CDS encoding gamma-glutamylcyclotransferase: protein MQDRLFVFGTLLSGYDHPMARRLAREADRVGEARCSGRLYLVRHYPGMVPSDDPAEQVFGELYRLRGPALLRALDDYEGCGEADAEPTEFVRRRCTVTLIDGSRSEAWTYLYNRPVAHLPRIASGRFLAH, encoded by the coding sequence ATGCAGGATCGCCTGTTCGTCTTCGGTACGCTGTTGAGCGGCTACGATCATCCGATGGCGCGCAGGCTCGCGCGCGAGGCCGATCGCGTCGGCGAGGCGCGCTGCAGCGGCCGTCTCTATCTCGTGCGGCATTATCCCGGCATGGTGCCGTCGGACGATCCCGCCGAGCAGGTGTTCGGCGAACTGTACCGGCTGCGCGGGCCGGCGCTGCTGCGCGCGCTCGATGACTACGAAGGATGCGGTGAAGCCGACGCGGAACCGACCGAGTTCGTGCGGCGACGCTGCACCGTCACGCTGATCGACGGCAGCCGCAGCGAGGCCTGGACCTATCTCTACAACCGTCCAGTGGCGCACCTGCCACGGATCGCCTCGGGCCGGTTCCTGGCGCATTGA
- a CDS encoding MFS transporter, with translation MPHTSPDAAPAPRPAPSPAAPSPTVLSRGLILSLSVAAGVTVANLYYAQPLAGPISQSFGLDLAEAGLIVTVIQLGYVAGLLFLVPLGDLIENKTLIITTLGALAASLLLAAAAPIAAVFVLASVLLGLTTTATQMIVPLTAHLSPPHQRGQTVGTLMSGLLLGILLARPLSTLLSGFVGWRGVYVLATLSITAIIALMARTLPRRKPDATMSYAGLLRSLWTILRTNPVLQRRAAYQALLFAAFSVFWTASPLLLQQPPFALGPTALSLFLLSGVTGALIAPVAGRLADKGYGRTVTGVAILAVALSFVLAWIGGHGADSFGTAGRNLALAALVAAGIVLDAGVQANMVAGQRAIYALPAEIRSRLNALYLALFFLGGAVGSAVSGYALAHGGIATVSAIGFAFALIAAGLFATEFTAARKPCPT, from the coding sequence ATGCCCCACACGTCCCCTGACGCGGCGCCTGCCCCACGGCCCGCACCAAGTCCAGCTGCACCAAGCCCAACCGTCCTAAGCCGGGGCCTGATCCTGTCGCTGTCGGTGGCGGCCGGCGTCACCGTCGCCAACCTCTATTATGCCCAGCCGCTGGCGGGCCCGATCAGCCAGTCATTCGGCCTCGACCTCGCCGAGGCCGGGCTGATCGTCACAGTGATCCAGCTCGGCTACGTCGCGGGGCTCCTGTTCCTGGTGCCGCTCGGCGACCTGATCGAGAACAAGACGCTGATCATCACGACGCTGGGCGCGCTCGCTGCGAGTCTCTTGCTTGCCGCCGCGGCGCCCATAGCCGCCGTGTTCGTGCTCGCCTCGGTCCTGCTCGGCCTGACGACGACGGCGACGCAGATGATCGTGCCGCTGACGGCACACCTGTCGCCGCCGCACCAGCGCGGCCAGACCGTCGGTACGCTGATGAGCGGGCTGCTGCTCGGCATCCTGCTGGCGCGGCCGCTCTCGACATTGCTGTCGGGCTTCGTCGGCTGGCGCGGCGTCTACGTGCTGGCGACGCTGTCGATCACAGCCATCATCGCGCTGATGGCCCGCACGCTACCGCGCCGTAAGCCGGATGCAACAATGAGCTATGCGGGCCTGCTGCGCTCGCTGTGGACGATCCTGCGCACCAATCCGGTGCTGCAGCGGCGCGCGGCCTATCAGGCGCTGCTGTTCGCAGCGTTCAGCGTGTTCTGGACCGCATCACCGCTGCTGCTGCAGCAGCCGCCATTCGCGCTCGGCCCCACCGCGCTGTCGCTGTTCCTGCTGAGCGGCGTCACCGGCGCGCTGATCGCACCGGTCGCCGGGCGGCTCGCCGACAAGGGCTATGGCCGCACGGTGACCGGCGTTGCGATCCTCGCGGTTGCCTTGAGTTTCGTGCTCGCCTGGATCGGCGGCCACGGCGCAGACAGCTTCGGCACGGCCGGGCGCAACCTCGCGCTCGCCGCCCTGGTCGCCGCAGGCATCGTGCTGGACGCCGGCGTGCAGGCCAACATGGTCGCCGGCCAGCGCGCGATCTATGCCTTGCCGGCGGAGATCCGCAGCCGCCTCAACGCGCTCTACCTCGCGCTGTTCTTCCTCGGCGGCGCGGTCGGCTCCGCCGTCAGCGGCTATGCCCTCGCCCATGGCGGCATCGCCACCGTCAGCGCGATCGGCTTTGCATTCGCGCTGATCGCGGCCGGCCTGTTCGCCACCGAATTCACCGCCGCGCGCAAGCCGTGCCCGACCTGA
- the dnaG gene encoding DNA primase: MRFTPQFLDELRARLPVSEVVGRRVKLKKAGREWKGLSPFQQEKTPSFFVNDQKQAWFDFSSGKNGNIFDFLMQTEGVSFPEAVERLAQMAGLPIPQAAPDAERREQRRRTLYDVMELAAKYFADTLASRLGAKARGYLADRGLDPATQLKFRMGYAPAEKFALKEHLGAAGIPVEDMAEAGLLVHGDDIPVPYDRFRDRVMFPITDARGRIIAFGGRALEKDVPAKYLNSPETPLFHKGDNLYNLAMARQAAHDGATPVVVEGYVDVIAMVGAGFPAAVAPLGTALTENQLALLWRMADEPILCFDGDKAGQRAAFRAADIALPLLKPGKSLRFALLPEGQDPDDLARSGGRAAIEEVIAAARPLADVVWQREVEGGAYATPERRAALEARIGELAAIIRDEVVRKYYRQDLQERLQRLFAPAGDPYRRAGGAGGGWGGARLQRRESAGGFSGRNSGAGGRGRPGGSFAQGPGPGGFRPGAYQAASPQLAASPLVRGQRSALSRREALILQTLINHPWLLHEHLEEVAALELAHPEAHRLRAAIIAAFAADHHHNGEPEEQSEQLRADLIRAGFSELLQRVERAITTSAVWGAQRGAAIEDVLATWKQLVALHHQWHSLLRELRDAELALGQDATDSNYGWLRDVKMRLATVDGTEALIEGFGESSGRALKSS; the protein is encoded by the coding sequence ATGCGCTTTACGCCCCAATTTCTTGACGAACTGCGTGCGCGGCTGCCGGTGTCGGAAGTCGTGGGTCGGCGCGTGAAGCTGAAGAAGGCCGGTCGCGAGTGGAAAGGGCTGTCGCCGTTCCAGCAGGAGAAGACGCCGTCGTTCTTCGTCAACGACCAGAAGCAGGCGTGGTTCGACTTCTCCTCCGGCAAGAACGGCAACATCTTCGATTTCCTGATGCAGACCGAGGGCGTGTCGTTTCCGGAAGCGGTGGAGCGGCTCGCGCAGATGGCCGGATTGCCGATCCCGCAGGCCGCGCCCGATGCGGAGCGGCGCGAGCAGCGCCGCCGGACGCTGTATGACGTGATGGAGCTCGCGGCGAAGTATTTCGCCGACACGCTGGCCTCGCGGCTTGGCGCCAAGGCGCGCGGCTATCTCGCCGATCGCGGCCTCGATCCGGCGACCCAGCTCAAGTTTCGCATGGGCTATGCGCCGGCGGAGAAGTTCGCGCTGAAGGAGCATCTCGGCGCCGCGGGCATTCCGGTCGAGGACATGGCCGAGGCGGGGTTGCTGGTGCACGGCGACGACATTCCAGTGCCGTATGATCGCTTCCGCGATCGCGTGATGTTTCCGATCACTGACGCGCGCGGCCGCATCATCGCTTTCGGCGGCCGGGCGCTCGAAAAGGACGTGCCGGCGAAGTACCTGAACTCGCCGGAGACGCCGCTGTTTCACAAGGGCGACAACCTCTACAACCTCGCGATGGCGCGCCAGGCCGCGCATGACGGTGCAACGCCGGTGGTGGTCGAAGGCTATGTCGATGTGATCGCGATGGTCGGCGCGGGTTTCCCCGCCGCGGTCGCGCCGCTCGGCACCGCGCTCACCGAAAACCAGCTCGCGTTGCTGTGGCGGATGGCCGACGAGCCGATCCTCTGCTTCGACGGCGACAAGGCCGGCCAGCGCGCCGCGTTCCGCGCCGCCGACATTGCGCTGCCGTTGCTGAAGCCTGGCAAGAGCCTGCGCTTTGCGCTGCTGCCTGAAGGGCAGGACCCGGACGATCTCGCCCGTTCCGGCGGTCGCGCGGCGATCGAGGAGGTGATCGCGGCGGCGCGGCCGCTCGCCGACGTGGTCTGGCAGCGCGAGGTCGAGGGTGGCGCCTATGCGACGCCGGAACGGCGCGCGGCGTTGGAGGCGCGCATCGGTGAACTGGCGGCGATCATTCGCGACGAGGTGGTGCGGAAGTATTATCGGCAGGACCTGCAGGAGCGGCTGCAGCGGCTGTTCGCGCCTGCGGGCGATCCCTATCGCCGCGCCGGTGGCGCGGGCGGCGGCTGGGGCGGAGCCCGGCTGCAGCGGCGCGAATCGGCGGGCGGTTTTTCCGGCCGGAACAGTGGCGCGGGGGGCCGTGGCCGTCCGGGCGGGAGTTTTGCACAGGGACCAGGGCCCGGCGGTTTCCGCCCCGGCGCCTATCAGGCGGCGAGCCCGCAGCTCGCGGCAAGCCCGCTGGTGCGGGGCCAGCGCTCGGCGCTGTCGCGGCGGGAGGCATTGATCCTGCAGACCCTGATCAACCATCCCTGGCTGCTGCACGAGCACCTGGAGGAGGTCGCGGCGCTGGAGCTCGCGCATCCGGAGGCGCATCGGCTGCGGGCGGCGATCATTGCCGCCTTCGCCGCCGACCATCACCACAATGGCGAGCCGGAGGAGCAAAGCGAGCAGCTCCGCGCCGATCTGATCCGGGCTGGATTCTCGGAACTCCTTCAAAGGGTTGAGCGCGCGATCACGACCAGCGCGGTGTGGGGGGCGCAGCGCGGGGCGGCGATCGAGGATGTTTTGGCGACCTGGAAGCAGCTCGTCGCCTTGCATCACCAGTGGCATTCCCTACTTAGGGAATTGAGAGATGCCGAACTGGCGCTTGGCCAGGACGCAACCGACTCCAATTATGGCTGGCTGCGTGACGTGAAGATGCGGCTCGCAACCGTCGATGGAACCGAAGCGCTGATCGAGGGCTTCGGTGAATCCTCCGGCCGGGCGCTGAAAAGTTCATAG